A genomic segment from Kyrpidia tusciae DSM 2912 encodes:
- a CDS encoding heptaprenyl diphosphate synthase component 1: MPDWEMEMGSIEKMIAGEMNHPELCQWSSEPLDRSLIWLIWSMGASAGLGPALRAAVAAAVYLVHRGLEVHEVERAQPGGGGVSATTVLAGDFFSSKYYLLLAKYGLVSLVGVLSGGVRRVNELKVRRRSWQWEEDPEGYGALCAEIETGVVRGLLSGLSLRDPWPEIVRAAGRGFALVRGGEWGHGGALPSLMDLYVWASTTAEERRALEESERSSGRVRALYAKYNAGDWVTDQLTEVCSLIRSRLASLPRLGAEGLERMCSEWEAAWASWVPVAKER; this comes from the coding sequence ATGCCAGACTGGGAAATGGAGATGGGCAGTATCGAGAAAATGATCGCCGGGGAGATGAACCACCCTGAGCTTTGCCAGTGGTCATCGGAGCCGTTGGATCGCTCGTTGATTTGGTTGATCTGGAGCATGGGGGCGTCGGCCGGACTGGGTCCGGCGCTTCGGGCGGCGGTGGCCGCAGCGGTGTATCTGGTGCACCGGGGGCTGGAGGTGCACGAGGTGGAGCGCGCTCAGCCGGGCGGCGGCGGAGTGTCGGCAACGACGGTGTTGGCGGGGGACTTTTTCAGCAGTAAATATTACCTGCTCTTGGCGAAGTATGGGTTGGTGTCTCTGGTGGGCGTGCTCTCGGGCGGAGTGCGCCGGGTGAATGAGCTCAAGGTGCGGCGGCGGTCCTGGCAGTGGGAGGAGGATCCCGAGGGGTATGGGGCCTTGTGCGCGGAGATCGAAACCGGGGTTGTTCGCGGACTGTTGAGCGGGCTTTCCCTGCGGGATCCTTGGCCAGAGATAGTACGGGCCGCCGGGCGCGGCTTTGCTCTGGTCCGGGGCGGGGAATGGGGCCACGGGGGCGCGCTGCCCTCTCTGATGGACTTGTATGTCTGGGCTTCCACCACAGCGGAGGAACGGCGGGCTCTTGAGGAGTCGGAGCGGTCCAGCGGTCGGGTGCGGGCGCTCTACGCAAAATACAATGCCGGGGATTGGGTGACCGACCAGTTGACGGAGGTTTGCAGTTTGATCAGGAGTCGGCTTGCATCCCTTCCCCGGTTAGGGGCCGAGGGGTTGGAGAGGATGTGTTCCGAGTGGGAAGCGGCCTGGGCATCCTGGGTGCCCGTGGCGAAGGAGAGGTAA
- the spoIVA gene encoding stage IV sporulation protein A — MEKFDVFKDIAERTGGDIYLGVVGPVRTGKSTFIKKFMELIVIPNIKNDADRVRATDELPQSAAGRTIMTTEPKFIPNQAVEITVADGLDINVRLVDCVGYAVDGARGYEDESGPRMVSTPWFEEPIPFQEAAEIGTRKVIADHSTIGLVITTDGSIAEIPRSAYIEAEERIVGELKELGKPFVMILNSAHPYHPETGALRSALAEKYDIPVLAVSCATMGQEDILGILREALYEFPVHEVNVNLPSWVMVLDADHWLRSQFEQAVRESVRDVRRLRDIDRVVGQFQDYEFVTRAALSHMDMGHGVADIDLEAPDELYDQVLTEIVGTEIRGRDHLLKLMKDLTYAKREYDKVADALRMVKTTGYGIASPILEEMTLDEPELIRQGSRFGVRLKATAPSIHMIRVDVESEFAPIVGTEKQSEELVRYLMQDFEENPLKIWESDIFGKSLAAIVREGISAKLAMMPENAQYKLQETLERIINEGSGGLIAIIL; from the coding sequence GTGGAAAAGTTCGACGTGTTCAAAGATATTGCCGAGCGCACGGGCGGAGACATCTACCTCGGCGTGGTCGGCCCGGTTCGAACGGGGAAATCGACATTCATCAAGAAGTTTATGGAATTGATTGTCATCCCAAACATCAAGAACGACGCAGACCGCGTCCGGGCCACCGACGAGTTGCCCCAGAGCGCCGCCGGACGCACGATCATGACGACAGAACCGAAGTTCATTCCCAACCAGGCCGTGGAAATCACCGTCGCCGACGGTCTCGACATCAATGTTCGCCTGGTGGATTGTGTGGGGTATGCGGTGGATGGCGCCCGGGGATATGAGGACGAAAGCGGCCCTCGGATGGTGAGCACCCCCTGGTTCGAGGAGCCCATTCCGTTCCAGGAAGCGGCGGAAATCGGGACGCGGAAGGTGATCGCGGATCATTCCACCATCGGCCTGGTGATCACCACGGACGGGAGCATCGCCGAAATTCCCCGCAGCGCCTACATCGAAGCGGAAGAGCGCATTGTGGGGGAGCTCAAGGAGCTCGGGAAACCTTTTGTGATGATTCTCAATTCCGCCCATCCCTACCACCCGGAGACCGGGGCCCTGCGGTCCGCCCTGGCGGAAAAATACGATATCCCCGTCCTGGCCGTTTCTTGTGCCACCATGGGCCAAGAGGACATCCTGGGGATCCTTCGGGAAGCCCTGTATGAATTCCCGGTCCACGAAGTAAACGTCAATCTGCCCAGTTGGGTGATGGTGCTGGATGCGGACCATTGGCTTCGTTCCCAGTTTGAGCAGGCCGTTCGCGAGAGTGTACGGGATGTCCGGCGCCTGCGGGACATCGACCGGGTGGTGGGGCAATTTCAAGATTACGAGTTTGTCACCCGGGCGGCCTTGTCCCATATGGATATGGGGCACGGGGTGGCGGATATCGATCTGGAAGCCCCGGATGAGCTTTATGACCAAGTGTTGACGGAGATCGTCGGAACGGAGATCCGGGGGCGGGACCATCTGCTGAAACTCATGAAAGATCTAACTTACGCGAAACGGGAATACGACAAAGTGGCGGATGCCCTCAGAATGGTCAAGACGACGGGGTACGGGATCGCCTCGCCCATTCTGGAGGAGATGACCCTGGATGAGCCGGAACTCATCCGCCAGGGTTCGCGATTCGGGGTCCGGCTAAAAGCCACGGCGCCTTCCATCCACATGATCCGGGTGGATGTGGAGTCGGAGTTCGCCCCGATTGTCGGAACGGAGAAACAAAGTGAGGAACTCGTGCGTTATCTGATGCAGGATTTTGAAGAGAATCCGCTGAAGATCTGGGAATCGGATATTTTTGGGAAATCCCTGGCGGCCATCGTCCGGGAGGGGATTTCGGCCAAATTGGCGATGATGCCGGAAAACGCCCAGTATAAACTTCAAGAGACGTTAGAGCGGATTATTAACGAGGGCAGCGGGGGATTGATCGCCATCATTCTATAG
- a CDS encoding DUF3189 family protein, with translation MSNSGIRLVYPSGPAEPGLRVVYYCYGSAHSSIVCAAIHLGRLTGDSIRGRDMIQLADYDATEPWSIGTVYFKGVDDLGHPVYTLGLGPRRNKALEAVIALLALPGFQTVPILFAEALSHIGPVARLGGALSRRYGMVKWGRPLSAWAIARRIDEMRSFVDRVREAERRAAIDAPAPVLS, from the coding sequence ATGTCGAACTCTGGCATCAGGCTCGTCTATCCGTCTGGCCCGGCTGAGCCAGGTCTCCGGGTGGTCTACTATTGCTACGGCAGCGCCCATTCCTCGATCGTCTGTGCGGCAATACATTTGGGGCGCTTAACCGGGGACTCGATCCGGGGCCGGGACATGATCCAACTTGCTGACTATGACGCCACTGAGCCTTGGTCGATTGGAACGGTCTATTTTAAGGGCGTGGACGATTTGGGCCACCCCGTCTATACTCTTGGTTTGGGTCCGCGGCGCAACAAGGCCCTGGAGGCGGTGATCGCACTTTTGGCGCTCCCGGGGTTTCAAACGGTGCCGATCCTCTTTGCCGAGGCCCTGTCTCACATTGGGCCGGTGGCTCGTTTGGGAGGGGCTCTGTCCCGGCGGTACGGGATGGTCAAGTGGGGGCGACCCCTCAGCGCTTGGGCCATTGCCCGACGTATTGATGAGATGCGGTCTTTTGTCGACCGGGTGCGGGAAGCGGAGCGGCGGGCTGCGATTGACGCACCGGCGCCGGTTCTGTCATAA
- the mtrB gene encoding trp RNA-binding attenuation protein MtrB, whose translation MIISDEVASVLGDYFAIQAKENGVTVIGLTRGTDTRFHHTERLDRGEVMLAQFTEHTSAIKVRGKCRIYTKFGVIEPLEEG comes from the coding sequence ATGATCATCAGCGATGAAGTGGCGTCGGTGTTGGGGGATTATTTTGCCATCCAGGCCAAGGAAAACGGTGTGACGGTCATCGGCCTCACCCGGGGCACAGACACCAGGTTTCACCACACGGAACGCCTGGACCGAGGAGAGGTCATGCTGGCACAGTTTACCGAACACACCTCGGCGATTAAAGTCAGGGGGAAATGTCGGATTTACACAAAATTCGGCGTGATCGAGCCCCTGGAAGAGGGTTGA
- a CDS encoding NAD(P)H-dependent glycerol-3-phosphate dehydrogenase, translated as MDIAVLGAGSWGTALSFVLADNGHRVHLWARRRELAAEINGRRTNERYLPGCTVPENVQAYTDLRETVHGVRHVVLAVPSQTVGEVATRLNGQLEPNAYVLHAVKGIDVKTGRRMSEVILDACPELEPRRLAVLSGPSHAEEVARRLPTTVVVAGFSPEGAEVWQRLLMNLRFRVYTHSDVVGVELGGSLKNIIAIGVGLSDGLGFGDNAKAALMTRGLHEIARLGFRLGAAPLTFAGLAGVGDLIVTCTSRHSRNRRAGLMLAEGRSLDEVLQGMGMVVEGVYTTRAAVELSEKAGVEMPIAKATFAVLFEKENPRRAVEELMGRTPKQEWVADLWQGRRDWSRGGDL; from the coding sequence GTGGACATCGCGGTACTGGGGGCCGGCAGCTGGGGTACGGCCTTGTCCTTTGTGCTCGCGGACAACGGACACCGGGTCCACCTATGGGCGCGCAGGAGAGAACTGGCGGCGGAAATCAATGGGCGCCGCACCAACGAACGGTACCTGCCTGGATGTACGGTGCCCGAAAACGTTCAGGCTTATACGGATCTGCGCGAAACCGTACACGGCGTTCGCCACGTGGTGTTGGCGGTGCCGTCCCAGACGGTGGGGGAGGTCGCCACCCGGTTAAATGGTCAGTTGGAACCGAATGCCTACGTGCTCCATGCCGTGAAAGGGATTGACGTCAAGACCGGGCGGCGGATGTCCGAGGTGATTCTCGACGCTTGCCCGGAGCTCGAACCCCGGCGTCTGGCGGTACTCTCGGGCCCCAGCCACGCCGAGGAAGTGGCCCGCCGGCTGCCGACCACGGTGGTGGTGGCCGGGTTTTCTCCCGAAGGGGCCGAGGTGTGGCAGCGTCTCTTGATGAATCTGCGGTTTCGGGTTTATACTCACTCGGACGTCGTCGGGGTGGAACTGGGGGGGAGTCTGAAAAACATTATCGCGATCGGCGTGGGGCTGTCCGATGGCCTGGGGTTCGGCGACAACGCGAAGGCCGCGCTGATGACCCGGGGCCTTCACGAGATTGCGAGGCTCGGGTTTCGCCTGGGGGCTGCTCCCTTGACCTTTGCCGGACTTGCCGGGGTGGGGGATCTGATCGTCACCTGCACCAGCCGACACAGCCGGAATCGGCGGGCGGGGTTAATGCTGGCCGAAGGGCGGTCTTTGGATGAAGTGCTGCAGGGCATGGGCATGGTGGTGGAAGGGGTTTACACCACCCGGGCGGCGGTGGAGTTGAGTGAAAAGGCCGGGGTGGAGATGCCTATCGCAAAGGCCACTTTCGCGGTTCTTTTCGAAAAGGAGAATCCCCGGCGGGCGGTGGAGGAACTCATGGGCCGCACGCCAAAACAGGAATGGGTGGCCGACCTCTGGCAGGGACGACGGGACTGGAGTCGAGGCGGCGACCTTTGA
- a CDS encoding acyl-CoA synthetase: MQPSIEIPEIYNFAAVVDDYAEDGSRIAIVAVTEDRQEEYVPYWRLKDLSNRFANVLTAQGIGRGDRVIVTLPRSVDAYVVYLGLLKVGAVVMPGSEMLRAKDLAYRIQHAGAKAVVAFEGIRNEFEAIRDQCPTAERYLLFGQAPGWVDLRAEMAQADRNFEPVPTRSDELAFLSYTSGTTGGPKGVMHTHSWPAAHVQVAATYWFDVRPGEIAWATAGPGWAKWVWSPFVSILGRGGTAFVYRGRFDPKVYLDLLCEYPIGLFCATPTEYRLMAKVQGLEKYRPRALRSAVSAGEPLNREVIDTFQRHFGVLVRDGYGQTENSLMVGTTVDTPVRPGSMGRPFPAYRIAVVDEDGRELPPGQVGDIAIHRDAATLFKGYLDDPDRTEKAFRGEWYITGDQAKMDEDGYFWFEGRADDIIISAGYTIGPFEVEDALVKHPAVAECAAVASPDPERGNIVKAFVVLREGYTGSPELTAELQEHVKNTTAPYKYPREIEYVDGLPKTTSGKIRRVELRAQERERKLSK; the protein is encoded by the coding sequence ATGCAACCATCCATCGAGATACCGGAGATTTATAATTTTGCCGCAGTGGTGGATGACTACGCAGAAGACGGGAGCCGGATCGCCATTGTCGCCGTCACCGAGGACCGTCAGGAGGAATATGTCCCGTACTGGCGTCTGAAAGATCTGTCGAATAGGTTCGCCAACGTTCTGACCGCCCAGGGGATCGGTCGAGGGGACCGGGTGATCGTCACATTACCTCGCTCGGTGGATGCCTATGTGGTGTACCTGGGGTTGTTAAAGGTCGGTGCCGTGGTCATGCCCGGTTCAGAGATGTTGCGGGCGAAAGACCTGGCCTATCGGATTCAACACGCCGGGGCCAAGGCGGTGGTGGCCTTTGAGGGGATTCGGAACGAGTTTGAAGCCATCCGGGACCAGTGCCCGACGGCGGAGCGGTATCTACTTTTCGGACAGGCCCCGGGGTGGGTGGACCTTCGGGCCGAGATGGCCCAGGCTGACCGAAACTTTGAGCCAGTACCCACCCGGTCGGACGAATTGGCTTTTTTGTCCTACACCTCCGGAACCACGGGGGGGCCAAAAGGGGTGATGCATACCCATTCTTGGCCGGCTGCCCATGTCCAAGTGGCGGCGACCTATTGGTTCGACGTACGGCCGGGGGAGATCGCCTGGGCGACGGCGGGGCCGGGATGGGCGAAGTGGGTCTGGAGTCCCTTCGTGTCCATTCTCGGCAGAGGGGGAACGGCTTTCGTGTACCGGGGGCGCTTTGACCCGAAGGTCTATCTCGACCTTTTGTGCGAGTATCCCATCGGGCTTTTCTGCGCGACCCCGACGGAATACCGATTGATGGCCAAAGTCCAGGGTCTAGAGAAGTATCGTCCGCGGGCCCTGCGCAGCGCAGTGAGCGCCGGAGAACCCCTGAACCGCGAAGTGATCGACACGTTTCAACGGCATTTCGGCGTGTTGGTTCGGGACGGATACGGCCAGACGGAGAACTCGCTGATGGTGGGGACCACGGTGGATACCCCGGTGCGCCCGGGTTCCATGGGCCGGCCTTTCCCGGCCTATCGCATCGCCGTGGTGGACGAAGATGGGCGGGAACTGCCCCCGGGCCAAGTGGGGGATATCGCCATTCACCGGGATGCTGCGACGTTGTTCAAGGGATATTTGGACGATCCCGACCGCACGGAAAAGGCGTTTCGCGGCGAGTGGTATATCACCGGAGACCAGGCCAAGATGGATGAGGACGGATATTTCTGGTTTGAAGGGCGGGCGGACGACATCATCATCAGTGCGGGGTACACGATCGGGCCCTTTGAGGTGGAAGATGCCCTGGTGAAACATCCGGCGGTGGCGGAGTGCGCGGCGGTGGCCAGCCCGGATCCCGAGCGGGGGAACATCGTCAAAGCCTTCGTGGTGCTTCGGGAGGGTTATACCGGATCCCCGGAGTTGACGGCGGAGCTGCAGGAGCATGTTAAAAACACAACGGCCCCTTATAAATATCCTCGGGAGATTGAATATGTGGACGGCTTGCCGAAGACGACGTCCGGTAAGATCCGCCGGGTTGAACTACGGGCTCAGGAACGAGAGCGCAAGTTGAGCAAGTAA
- a CDS encoding demethylmenaquinone methyltransferase, with product MPNQSNQQPSKVELVQSIFSRIARYYDRMNDLISFQRHKAWRAFTMKQMAVFPGAQVLDVAAGTGDWTVALAKAAGAEGRVVGLDFCREMLDVAKEKVSREGVGRQTSLVLGDAMELPYSQNTFDFATIGFALRNVKDYRQVLREMTRVVKPGGLVVSLELSKPTWEPFRTVYYFYFYKVMPFVARLLVGEGAPAYQYLPNSLTHFPGAEELAQVFREVGLEEVRFWRFSGGVAALHIGRKPKGVASEADAAPSRAADVEK from the coding sequence TTGCCGAATCAGTCAAACCAACAGCCGAGCAAAGTCGAACTGGTTCAGTCGATCTTTTCCCGGATCGCCCGGTACTATGACCGGATGAACGATTTGATCAGTTTTCAGCGCCACAAAGCGTGGCGAGCCTTTACGATGAAACAGATGGCGGTGTTCCCCGGGGCCCAGGTGTTGGATGTGGCGGCGGGTACCGGGGATTGGACTGTGGCCTTGGCGAAAGCGGCGGGGGCCGAGGGCCGGGTCGTGGGGCTCGATTTTTGTCGAGAGATGCTCGATGTGGCCAAGGAGAAGGTGAGCCGGGAAGGGGTCGGCCGGCAGACATCGTTAGTGTTAGGAGATGCCATGGAACTGCCCTATTCGCAAAACACCTTTGATTTTGCCACGATCGGTTTTGCGCTCCGCAATGTCAAGGATTATCGCCAAGTACTGCGGGAAATGACCCGGGTGGTCAAACCCGGGGGATTGGTGGTGTCCTTGGAGTTGTCCAAGCCCACATGGGAGCCCTTTCGCACGGTGTATTACTTTTATTTTTACAAGGTCATGCCCTTTGTGGCCCGGCTGCTCGTGGGAGAAGGAGCGCCGGCCTATCAGTACCTGCCCAATTCCCTGACCCATTTTCCGGGGGCGGAAGAACTGGCCCAGGTGTTTCGGGAGGTCGGGCTTGAAGAGGTGCGGTTCTGGAGGTTCTCCGGAGGCGTGGCCGCCCTTCACATCGGGCGCAAACCGAAGGGTGTTGCCTCGGAGGCGGATGCAGCTCCATCCCGGGCAGCGGATGTCGAGAAGTGA
- the plsY gene encoding glycerol-3-phosphate 1-O-acyltransferase PlsY, producing the protein MIGQGILAAVIGYLLGSISSSVLVGRWMAGIDIRQHGSGNAGATNTLRVLGQRAAAAVLVADVSKGLIAIAVAMALAPDRTGVWAVAGLFAIVGHNWPIFFGFRGGRGIATAIGVLLTLVPVPALAAGGVALIVLVVTRYVSLGSLLFTLLTAVFAVVFHYPAAEIWLTIAIAALAVWRHRDNIGRLIRGEEHRLGQGKSRL; encoded by the coding sequence ATGATTGGACAAGGGATTCTCGCTGCGGTCATCGGCTACCTGCTCGGCTCCATCTCCTCAAGTGTGTTGGTGGGTCGATGGATGGCCGGGATTGACATTCGCCAACACGGGAGCGGGAACGCCGGGGCGACGAATACTTTACGGGTTTTGGGACAGCGGGCGGCAGCGGCGGTTTTGGTGGCAGATGTCTCCAAGGGGTTGATCGCCATCGCCGTGGCCATGGCCCTGGCGCCCGACCGCACGGGGGTGTGGGCGGTGGCGGGTCTATTCGCCATCGTTGGACATAATTGGCCGATTTTTTTCGGGTTTCGCGGAGGGCGGGGCATCGCTACCGCGATCGGGGTTTTGTTGACGCTCGTGCCGGTTCCGGCGCTGGCGGCCGGGGGGGTTGCCCTGATTGTCCTTGTTGTGACCCGGTACGTCTCCCTGGGTTCCTTGCTTTTCACCCTGTTGACCGCCGTGTTCGCGGTGGTGTTTCACTATCCGGCGGCTGAAATCTGGTTGACGATCGCCATTGCAGCGTTAGCAGTCTGGCGCCACCGGGATAATATCGGTCGATTGATTCGGGGCGAAGAGCACCGTCTCGGCCAGGGCAAAAGTCGATTATAA
- the gcvH gene encoding glycine cleavage system protein GcvH — MSQIPEELKYSKEHEWVRVDGNRAVIGITDFAQSELGDIVFVELPAVGAEVKAGETFGTVESVKTVSDLYAPVSGKVVEVNGNLGDAPEKVNEDPYGDGWMIAVEMSNPQEVASLLDANGYNAHINA; from the coding sequence ATGAGCCAGATTCCCGAGGAGTTAAAGTATAGTAAGGAGCACGAATGGGTCCGGGTTGATGGGAACCGCGCGGTTATCGGAATCACCGATTTTGCCCAATCGGAACTGGGGGATATTGTGTTCGTGGAATTGCCCGCGGTCGGTGCCGAGGTCAAGGCGGGGGAGACCTTCGGTACGGTGGAGTCGGTGAAGACCGTGTCGGACCTATACGCCCCGGTCTCGGGGAAAGTCGTAGAGGTCAACGGCAACTTGGGCGATGCCCCGGAAAAAGTGAACGAAGACCCCTACGGCGATGGTTGGATGATCGCTGTGGAAATGTCGAATCCACAGGAAGTGGCCTCATTACTGGATGCGAACGGTTACAACGCCCATATCAACGCCTGA
- the der gene encoding ribosome biogenesis GTPase Der, which yields MPGGLVAIVGRPNVGKSTLFNRIVGGRIAIVEDKPGVTRDRLYALASWNGRGFRIIDTGGLDFGGSDAIVKSIRAQVELALEEADAVIFLVDGISGITPADEEIAGRLRRAGKPVVLAVNKLDNPNRMIAQYEFFRLGLGDPFPISAEHGLGIGDLLDAVVRRLPPEDTGEPDHDAIRVAVIGRPNVGKSSLVNRLLGEERVLVSEIPGTTRDAVDTLFEREGHSFILIDTAGLRKRGRVWEDTEKYSVLRALRAIDRSDVCLLVIDGKQGIAEQDKRVAGYAVDAGRAVAVVVNKWDLVEKDDKTAVRMTEEIRQEFAFMTWAPVVFVSAKTGQRVGRILDLVVQIAEQHAMRMPTATVNRVVEDAVQRVPPPSDKGRRLRLYYASQVGVKPPTFVFFVNDPELMHFSYIRYLENQLRSAFGFEGTPLRLLIRQRKSGARPPR from the coding sequence ATGCCCGGAGGACTGGTTGCGATTGTCGGCCGGCCGAATGTGGGGAAATCGACTTTGTTTAATCGAATTGTGGGCGGGCGGATCGCGATCGTCGAAGATAAACCCGGGGTGACTCGAGATCGGCTCTACGCTTTGGCGTCGTGGAACGGCCGGGGGTTTCGAATCATTGACACTGGAGGGTTGGACTTCGGCGGTTCGGATGCGATCGTGAAATCGATTCGCGCCCAAGTTGAATTGGCGCTGGAAGAAGCGGACGCGGTGATTTTTCTCGTGGATGGAATTTCCGGGATCACTCCGGCGGACGAAGAAATCGCCGGGCGGCTGCGCCGGGCCGGGAAACCGGTGGTTCTTGCGGTCAACAAGTTGGACAACCCGAACCGAATGATTGCCCAGTACGAGTTTTTTCGGCTGGGCTTGGGCGATCCCTTTCCGATTTCGGCTGAACACGGGTTGGGGATTGGCGATCTGCTCGATGCCGTTGTTCGCCGGCTGCCCCCGGAGGATACCGGGGAACCGGATCATGACGCGATTCGGGTGGCGGTGATCGGTCGCCCGAACGTGGGCAAGTCTTCCCTGGTCAACCGACTCCTCGGTGAGGAGCGGGTCCTGGTCAGCGAGATACCGGGGACCACTCGGGATGCGGTGGATACCCTTTTCGAACGGGAAGGCCATTCGTTCATTCTCATTGACACCGCCGGGCTGCGAAAACGTGGACGGGTATGGGAAGACACTGAAAAGTACAGCGTTCTTCGGGCACTTCGGGCCATCGATCGCAGTGACGTGTGCTTGTTGGTCATTGACGGCAAACAGGGCATCGCCGAGCAAGACAAGCGCGTGGCGGGGTATGCGGTGGATGCCGGTCGGGCGGTGGCGGTGGTGGTGAATAAATGGGATTTGGTGGAGAAGGACGATAAAACGGCGGTCCGCATGACCGAGGAGATCCGCCAGGAGTTTGCCTTTATGACTTGGGCACCGGTGGTGTTTGTCTCAGCGAAGACCGGGCAGCGGGTGGGACGGATCTTGGACTTGGTGGTCCAGATCGCCGAACAGCACGCCATGCGCATGCCCACGGCCACAGTCAATCGCGTGGTGGAGGATGCCGTCCAGCGAGTTCCGCCCCCTTCCGACAAGGGGCGCCGCTTGCGTTTGTACTATGCGTCCCAGGTGGGAGTGAAGCCTCCGACCTTCGTATTTTTCGTTAATGATCCAGAACTCATGCATTTCTCCTATATCAGGTACCTGGAGAATCAACTGAGGTCAGCTTTTGGATTTGAAGGCACACCGCTTCGCCTTCTCATTCGACAGCGCAAGTCCGGGGCTCGGCCGCCGAGATGA
- a CDS encoding lipoate--protein ligase family protein yields MQTWRLLHTGKGSAAFNMAVDEAVMIAHSRGEVPPTLRLYGWDPPTLSIGYFQRAGKEVDFEALSARGYGFVRRPTGGRAVLHDREVTYSVVVSESYPGMPGSVTESYRVISEGLVRGLRKLGFDAHFARPDEEGRQRLAAPSSAACFDSPSWYEVVVEGKKLVGSAQTRQRGVILQHGSILLDLDPEALFAVLRFPSDRVRDRLRRTFEEHAVSLRDLAGAPVSAERVEEALAEGFAEALGARLEPGELTAEERETAEQLMAKYLADEWNYRK; encoded by the coding sequence ATGCAGACCTGGCGACTGCTACATACGGGGAAGGGTTCGGCGGCCTTCAACATGGCGGTGGACGAGGCGGTGATGATCGCCCATTCCAGAGGAGAGGTGCCGCCGACCCTCCGGCTGTACGGGTGGGATCCGCCGACCTTGTCCATCGGATATTTTCAGCGCGCGGGGAAAGAAGTGGACTTCGAGGCCCTCAGTGCCCGGGGGTATGGGTTTGTGCGTCGGCCGACCGGGGGCCGGGCGGTCCTCCACGACCGGGAAGTCACCTACAGCGTCGTCGTGTCCGAATCTTATCCGGGGATGCCGGGGTCGGTGACCGAATCGTACCGGGTGATCAGCGAAGGATTGGTTCGGGGCCTGCGGAAGCTCGGCTTTGATGCCCACTTTGCTCGGCCCGACGAAGAAGGGCGCCAGAGGTTGGCAGCTCCCAGTTCGGCGGCCTGTTTCGATTCCCCCTCTTGGTACGAGGTCGTGGTGGAGGGGAAGAAGTTGGTCGGCAGTGCGCAAACCCGCCAGCGAGGCGTGATCCTTCAGCACGGTTCGATTCTTCTGGATCTGGACCCGGAGGCCCTCTTCGCGGTCCTGCGCTTCCCCTCGGACCGGGTCAGGGATCGTCTGCGGCGGACCTTCGAGGAGCACGCCGTGTCCCTCCGGGATCTTGCAGGAGCGCCGGTTTCGGCGGAGCGCGTGGAAGAAGCCCTGGCAGAGGGGTTTGCGGAGGCGCTGGGCGCCCGTCTCGAGCCCGGGGAACTCACGGCGGAAGAACGGGAGACGGCGGAACAGTTGATGGCCAAATATCTCGCAGACGAGTGGAATTATCGAAAGTGA